A part of Desulfobacter sp. genomic DNA contains:
- a CDS encoding DHH family phosphoesterase → MASNRERVKQMLALFSGADRVLVVINADPDAIGSAMAVKRILWRRVSEVVITYFNRITRPDNLAMIEYTDSGLVPLADVDRSQFDKFIIVDSQPDHNECFKGFDFDLVIDHHPVSCPDAPFSDVRPEYGACSTMLTEYMKSMKIRPSAKLAAALMLGIKTDTADFTRQATLKDIRAFQHLYQFADMNIVTKVERALMTESDLDFLGQAIKKRRIVNNRAFYHAGNMSKPDELVVAADFFLAINRVNWSILSGVVDGKLIVVLRNDGLRKGAGKTAAEAFGKFGSAGGHKTMARAELDLKLIRREIKRVSQKALAAWVLERITLTAGKKIE, encoded by the coding sequence ATGGCCAGTAACAGGGAAAGAGTCAAACAGATGCTGGCCCTGTTTTCAGGGGCGGACAGGGTATTGGTGGTGATCAATGCGGATCCGGATGCCATTGGTTCGGCCATGGCGGTGAAGCGGATTCTCTGGCGCAGGGTCTCAGAGGTGGTCATCACCTATTTCAACCGGATTACCCGGCCGGACAACCTGGCCATGATCGAATACACAGATTCGGGCCTGGTGCCCCTTGCCGATGTGGACCGGTCTCAGTTTGATAAGTTTATCATTGTGGATTCCCAGCCCGACCATAATGAATGCTTCAAGGGGTTTGACTTTGACCTGGTCATCGACCACCATCCCGTTTCATGCCCGGATGCCCCTTTTTCCGATGTGCGGCCGGAATACGGGGCCTGCTCCACCATGCTCACCGAATATATGAAGAGCATGAAGATACGCCCTTCGGCCAAGCTGGCTGCCGCATTGATGCTGGGCATCAAGACCGATACGGCGGATTTCACCCGCCAGGCCACATTAAAGGATATCCGGGCCTTTCAGCATCTCTACCAGTTTGCCGACATGAATATTGTCACCAAGGTGGAGCGGGCCCTGATGACGGAGTCGGACCTTGATTTTCTGGGGCAGGCCATAAAAAAAAGGCGGATTGTAAATAACCGGGCCTTTTACCATGCCGGCAATATGTCAAAGCCGGACGAGCTGGTGGTGGCCGCGGATTTCTTTCTGGCCATTAACCGGGTGAATTGGAGCATCCTTTCCGGGGTGGTGGATGGGAAGCTCATCGTTGTCCTGCGCAACGACGGGTTGCGAAAAGGGGCGGGAAAGACTGCGGCAGAGGCTTTCGGAAAATTCGGTTCAGCAGGCGGCCACAAGACCATGGCCCGGGCGGAACTGGACCTGAAACTGATCCGCAGGGAGATCAAACGCGTCAGCCAGAAGGCCCTGGCGGCCTGGGTCCTGGAACGGATAACCCTGACCGCCGGAAAGAAAATAGAATAA
- a CDS encoding cytochrome ubiquinol oxidase subunit I, protein MDPVFLSRLQFAAATMFHFLFVPLTLGLSILIAYMETRYARTGDRVYLRMTKFWGKLFLINFALGVVTGITLEFQFGTNWSRYSEYVGDIFGSLLAIEASVAFFLESTFIGIWIFGWKKLSAKAHATVMWLVALAGNFSAIWILLANGFMQHPVGYTLVNGRAELENFFAVMFNKHGLLEIIHVVPASLLLGSFFIMGISAYHLLKKQHLEVFQRSFKIALTVGLVCSLTVALTGDMHGVNVAKTQPAKLAAMEAHWETQKQAPIVLFALPAAHREENIIEIGSIPGILSFLGFHDFNAEVTGLKDIPEDDRPPVFLTFVGFRTMVGIGTLMILLMVYGWLKRNQLMENPLFLKIMMFAIPLPYIAMEAGWMVTEVGRQPWIVYGLMRTNDAGSPVGFEQVAISLIGFILVYGILGAVGFFLIAKSVKEGPEADTN, encoded by the coding sequence ATGGATCCGGTTTTTCTATCCAGACTGCAGTTTGCAGCAGCCACCATGTTCCATTTTCTGTTTGTTCCCCTCACACTGGGCTTGTCCATTCTCATTGCCTACATGGAAACCAGGTACGCCAGAACCGGCGACAGGGTTTACCTGAGAATGACCAAGTTCTGGGGCAAACTGTTTTTGATCAACTTTGCACTGGGAGTTGTCACCGGCATCACCCTGGAATTCCAGTTCGGCACCAACTGGTCCAGGTATTCTGAATATGTCGGCGATATCTTCGGTTCCCTTCTGGCCATCGAAGCCTCTGTGGCCTTTTTCCTGGAATCCACCTTCATCGGAATCTGGATTTTCGGCTGGAAAAAACTATCCGCCAAGGCCCATGCCACAGTGATGTGGCTGGTGGCCCTTGCCGGCAATTTTTCCGCCATCTGGATTCTTCTGGCCAACGGGTTCATGCAGCACCCCGTGGGCTATACCCTGGTAAACGGAAGAGCGGAGCTTGAGAACTTTTTTGCCGTCATGTTCAACAAGCACGGCCTTCTTGAGATTATCCATGTAGTTCCCGCATCCCTGCTTCTGGGATCCTTCTTCATCATGGGCATATCTGCCTACCACCTGCTGAAAAAACAGCACCTTGAGGTATTCCAGCGGTCATTTAAAATCGCCCTCACCGTGGGCCTGGTCTGCTCCCTCACCGTCGCCCTCACCGGCGACATGCACGGGGTGAACGTGGCCAAGACCCAGCCGGCAAAACTGGCGGCCATGGAAGCCCATTGGGAGACCCAGAAACAGGCTCCCATCGTTCTTTTTGCCCTGCCCGCGGCACACCGGGAGGAAAATATTATTGAAATCGGGTCCATTCCCGGAATCCTCAGCTTTTTAGGATTCCACGACTTCAACGCAGAAGTGACCGGGCTCAAAGATATCCCCGAGGATGACCGGCCCCCGGTTTTCCTTACCTTTGTGGGATTCAGGACCATGGTGGGCATCGGGACGCTGATGATCCTGCTCATGGTATACGGATGGCTGAAACGGAACCAGCTCATGGAAAATCCGCTATTCCTGAAAATCATGATGTTTGCCATCCCCCTGCCTTACATCGCCATGGAAGCGGGCTGGATGGTGACGGAAGTGGGACGCCAGCCCTGGATTGTCTACGGCCTGATGAGAACCAATGATGCCGGCTCCCCCGTGGGATTCGAGCAGGTGGCCATTTCCCTCATCGGTTTTATCCTGGTATACGGCATCCTGGGTGCCGTGGGATTCTTCCTCATCGCAAAATCCGTAAAAGAAGGCCCTGAGGCCGACACCAACTAA
- a CDS encoding FprA family A-type flavoprotein yields MYKPIEIAENIYSVGCRDWDIRDFHGYSTYEGTTYNAFLVLGEQNILIDTVKEKFGDELLANISRIIDPKKIDAIISNHTEMDHSGAIPKVLHKIGRDKPVYCSKMGAKNLKSHFNRDFNFQVVGTGDTLTLGNRTFSFLETRMLHWPDSMFTYLPDEAILFSSDAFGQHYAGDMFFDDEIGDEIMPHARKYYANILLHFSPRVQALLKDVAKMNLKIDMICPDHGIIWRDNPSKIIEAYDRWSRQEPQKKVVVMFDSMWESTTKMARAITNGIESEDVNVRLMNTRKCHRSDIMTEIIDAGAIAVGSPTLNNSIFPVIADVMTYIKGLRPQNKLAVAFGSYGWSGEAVKILNKEFEEMKLEIIDPGVKVQYVPDDADLDRCFELGVKLASALKDKLSN; encoded by the coding sequence ATGTACAAACCCATTGAAATAGCAGAAAATATCTATTCCGTGGGATGCCGGGACTGGGATATTCGAGATTTCCACGGCTATTCCACCTACGAGGGCACCACCTACAACGCCTTTCTGGTGCTGGGGGAACAGAACATCCTCATAGACACGGTCAAAGAAAAATTCGGTGATGAGCTTCTGGCAAACATTTCCAGGATCATTGATCCCAAAAAAATCGACGCCATCATCTCCAACCATACGGAAATGGACCATTCCGGCGCCATTCCCAAAGTACTCCACAAAATCGGACGGGACAAGCCGGTCTATTGCTCCAAAATGGGGGCCAAAAACCTGAAAAGCCATTTCAACCGGGACTTTAATTTTCAGGTGGTGGGTACCGGAGACACTCTGACACTGGGAAACAGAACCTTCTCATTCCTTGAGACAAGAATGCTCCACTGGCCGGACTCCATGTTCACCTACCTGCCCGACGAGGCCATCCTCTTTTCCAGCGATGCCTTTGGCCAGCACTATGCCGGCGACATGTTTTTTGATGATGAAATCGGGGATGAAATCATGCCCCATGCCCGGAAATACTATGCCAACATCCTGCTCCACTTTTCTCCAAGGGTACAGGCCCTGCTCAAGGATGTGGCCAAGATGAACCTGAAGATAGACATGATCTGTCCGGACCACGGCATCATCTGGCGGGACAATCCCTCAAAGATCATCGAGGCCTATGACAGGTGGTCCAGGCAGGAACCCCAGAAAAAAGTTGTGGTGATGTTCGATTCTATGTGGGAAAGCACCACCAAGATGGCCCGGGCCATTACCAACGGCATTGAATCGGAAGATGTCAATGTGCGGCTGATGAACACCCGGAAATGCCACAGGTCGGACATCATGACCGAAATCATTGATGCCGGCGCCATTGCCGTCGGTTCCCCCACCCTGAACAATAGTATATTTCCGGTGATCGCGGACGTGATGACCTATATCAAGGGGCTGCGCCCCCAGAACAAGCTTGCTGTTGCCTTCGGCTCCTATGGCTGGAGCGGTGAGGCGGTAAAGATCCTCAACAAGGAATTTGAGGAAATGAAACTGGAGATCATCGACCCCGGTGTGAAGGTACAATATGTACCGGATGATGCAGACCTTGACAGATGCTTTGAACTGGGCGTAAAACTGGCCTCAGCGTTGAAAGATAAACTCTCAAACTAA
- the cydB gene encoding cytochrome d ubiquinol oxidase subunit II yields MLLQSIWFFLWGLLWAVFFLTDGFDFGVGTIYPFAGKTERDKRVMLNAMGPLWDGNEVWLITAGGVTFAAFPQVYATMFSSLYTPLMLILFALILRGVALHFRGKIDTPAWKAVWDGLIFIGSFLPALLFGVAFANIFQGIPFDGDGIYHGNTLKLLNPYGLLGGLLFVLLFILHGANWTAVKSTGDLRERAAGIAGTTWKILVPVAVIFLIASYFATDLYANYFKYPILFLVIILDVAALFAIKLFLSKKAWFKAWFASGLTIVLCTFYGVIGLFPALFPSSLDPEWHLTAFNASSSPLTLKIMLGVVLVFIPIVIGYQIWAYTLFKDPVTDEELGMDEAY; encoded by the coding sequence ATGCTACTTCAATCAATATGGTTTTTCCTGTGGGGGCTGCTCTGGGCCGTATTTTTTCTCACCGACGGATTTGACTTCGGTGTGGGGACCATCTACCCCTTTGCCGGAAAAACGGAACGGGACAAACGGGTGATGCTCAACGCCATGGGGCCCCTGTGGGACGGCAACGAGGTCTGGCTGATCACCGCCGGCGGTGTGACTTTTGCTGCATTCCCCCAGGTCTATGCCACCATGTTCTCCTCCCTGTACACCCCGCTGATGCTGATCCTCTTTGCCCTGATCCTGAGGGGGGTTGCCCTCCATTTCAGGGGCAAAATCGATACGCCTGCCTGGAAAGCGGTATGGGACGGCCTGATCTTCATCGGTTCCTTCCTGCCGGCCCTGCTCTTCGGCGTGGCCTTTGCCAATATTTTCCAGGGCATCCCCTTTGACGGAGACGGCATCTACCACGGCAACACCTTAAAGCTGCTCAACCCTTACGGACTGCTGGGCGGCCTGCTCTTTGTGCTGCTTTTTATCCTCCACGGCGCCAACTGGACCGCCGTGAAATCCACCGGAGACCTGCGGGAAAGAGCCGCCGGCATCGCGGGGACCACCTGGAAAATCCTGGTGCCCGTGGCCGTGATTTTCCTGATTGCATCCTATTTTGCAACCGACCTCTATGCCAACTATTTTAAATATCCCATCCTCTTCCTGGTCATTATCCTGGATGTGGCCGCCCTGTTTGCTATCAAGCTGTTCCTGTCTAAAAAGGCATGGTTCAAGGCCTGGTTTGCTTCCGGGCTGACCATTGTGCTCTGCACATTTTACGGGGTGATCGGGCTGTTTCCGGCGCTGTTCCCCTCAAGCCTGGATCCGGAATGGCATCTGACGGCATTCAATGCCTCCTCAAGCCCCCTGACCCTGAAAATCATGCTGGGGGTGGTCCTGGTATTCATCCCCATCGTCATTGGGTACCAGATCTGGGCATACACCCTGTTTAAAGATCCCGTCACAGACGAAGAGCTGGGCATGGACGAAGCCTATTAG
- a CDS encoding rubredoxin: MDKYVCGPCGYVYDPAEGDPDNGIDPGTAFEDLPEDWCCPICGAAKDEFEKE; the protein is encoded by the coding sequence ATGGACAAATATGTTTGCGGCCCCTGCGGCTATGTGTACGATCCGGCGGAAGGTGATCCGGACAACGGTATTGATCCCGGCACTGCATTCGAAGATCTTCCCGAAGACTGGTGTTGCCCCATCTGCGGTGCAGCAAAGGACGAATTCGAAAAAGAGTAA
- a CDS encoding rubredoxin — protein MDKYECPCGYVYDPANGDPENGVEPGTAWDALPEDWVCPLCGAAQEDFEKLED, from the coding sequence ATGGATAAATATGAATGCCCCTGCGGATATGTATATGACCCTGCCAATGGCGACCCTGAAAACGGCGTGGAACCCGGTACTGCCTGGGACGCCCTTCCCGAGGACTGGGTATGCCCCCTCTGCGGCGCCGCCCAGGAAGACTTTGAGAAACTTGAGGATTAG
- a CDS encoding TIGR01777 family protein, translating to MAEKIFSKKTRINVPVADLFAWHAREGAINRLTPPWAPLSLISRRGKGIDKGVQVKFKMKVFGIPMIWEAEHIDYEENRLFRDRQVKGPFGLWEHTHLFHEGGSNTAVMEDRVKFKLPLEPLSAPFCGHAMKELDRIFTYRHRVLKADMESRVGKIKKQRILVSGASGTIGQALVPFLRTCGHEVVRLVRDPDSDAPDALYWDPYKNVLDMEAAGPIDAVISLNGVDISRGKWTENQKKLIMDSRVIPTRVLVEKMRAMDRPPSTFISSSAIGLYGEGGDRVLTEGSPMGNSFISEVCNRWETASLGAARGGIRTVQLRIGVVLTPAGGALERMFIPFALGLGTRLSHGGQYMSWISMDDALGGILHLLENETVHGPVNLTAPEPVTNKAFTKTLGRVLSRPAFFAMPAPVAGFLWGDMGRETLLTSARVMPEKLLDSGYMFTHTGLEPALRHLLGRESN from the coding sequence ATGGCGGAAAAGATATTCAGCAAAAAGACCCGGATCAATGTTCCTGTGGCGGATCTTTTTGCCTGGCACGCCCGGGAGGGGGCCATCAACCGGCTGACTCCGCCCTGGGCGCCCCTGAGCCTGATTTCCCGAAGGGGAAAGGGGATCGACAAGGGCGTACAGGTCAAATTTAAAATGAAGGTCTTCGGCATTCCCATGATCTGGGAGGCCGAGCATATTGACTACGAGGAGAACAGGCTGTTCCGCGACCGGCAGGTGAAGGGGCCCTTCGGCCTCTGGGAGCACACCCATCTTTTCCACGAAGGCGGCTCAAATACCGCTGTCATGGAGGACCGGGTGAAATTCAAACTGCCCCTGGAGCCTTTGAGCGCTCCCTTCTGCGGCCATGCCATGAAGGAGCTGGATCGGATTTTTACCTACCGCCACAGGGTGCTGAAGGCTGACATGGAAAGCCGTGTGGGGAAAATAAAGAAACAGCGGATTCTCGTTTCCGGGGCCTCCGGCACCATCGGTCAGGCCCTGGTGCCTTTCCTGCGGACCTGCGGCCATGAGGTGGTCCGACTGGTCAGGGATCCGGACTCCGATGCGCCGGATGCCCTGTACTGGGATCCCTATAAAAATGTCCTGGATATGGAGGCGGCAGGCCCCATTGATGCGGTGATCAGCCTCAACGGGGTGGATATCTCCCGGGGCAAGTGGACGGAGAACCAGAAAAAGCTGATCATGGACTCCAGGGTCATCCCCACCCGGGTGCTTGTGGAGAAGATGCGGGCCATGGACCGCCCGCCGTCAACCTTTATTTCCTCATCGGCCATCGGGCTTTACGGTGAAGGCGGGGACAGGGTCCTCACCGAAGGGAGCCCCATGGGGAACTCTTTTATATCCGAGGTCTGCAACCGGTGGGAAACCGCTTCCCTGGGAGCTGCCCGGGGCGGTATCCGCACGGTTCAGCTTCGGATCGGCGTGGTATTGACCCCTGCAGGGGGTGCCCTTGAACGGATGTTTATCCCCTTTGCCCTGGGGCTGGGGACAAGGCTCTCCCACGGGGGGCAGTATATGAGCTGGATCAGCATGGATGATGCCCTGGGCGGCATCCTCCACCTCCTTGAAAACGAGACCGTCCACGGGCCTGTGAACCTGACGGCCCCTGAGCCCGTAACCAACAAGGCCTTTACCAAAACCCTGGGCCGGGTATTGTCACGGCCTGCTTTTTTTGCAATGCCTGCACCAGTGGCCGGATTCCTCTGGGGGGATATGGGTAGAGAGACCCTGCTGACCTCGGCCCGGGTCATGCCGGAAAAACTGCTGGACAGCGGATATATGTTTACCCATACCGGCCTGGAGCCGGCCCTGCGCCACCTGCTTGGGCGGGAATCCAATTGA